The Streptomyces sp. NBC_01276 genome contains the following window.
CGCGACGCAATGGCGCAGCTGCGGACGATGCTGGGGGTCCTGCGGACGGACGAGGCGGCTCCGCGTGCGCCGCAGCCCGGGATCGCGGGGCTGCCGGCCCTGCTGGACCGGGTCCGGGCGAGCGGGCCGAAGGTCTCCTACCAGCGGACGGGCGAGGTGCGCGCGCTGCCGGCCGCGCTGGAGGCGACGGTGCACCGGGTGGTGCAGGAGGCGCTGACCAATGTGGTCAGGCACGCCGGGGCCTCGACGGTGGACGTACGCCTGGAGTACGGGGTGGGGGACCTGACGGTGACGGTCACCGACGACGGCCGCGGACCGGACGGCGCGCGCGGCGGTGCGCGGAACGGCGCGGCGGGCGGCTTCGCGAACGCCTCCTCGGACGGCTCCTCGGCGGCCTCCTCGGCGGGCTCCGCGAACGGCGGGCACGGGCTGATCGGGATCCGGGAGCGGGCGGCGGCACACGGCGGGACGGCCCGGTGCGGTCCGGGGCCCGACGGGGGGTTCTCGGTGCGGGTGGTCCTTGTAACCTCGCCGCTGGAGGTGGGGAAATGACGATCCGTGTGGTGGTGGCCGACGACCAGGAACTGGTGCGCAGCGGTTTCGCGATGATCCTGGACGTCCAGGAGGACATCGAGGTCGTGGCGGAGGTGGGGGACGGTGCGGCGGCGGTGGAGGCGGTCGCCCGGCTCGCGCCGGACGTCGCGCTGCTGGACATCCGGATGCCGGTGCTGGACGGGATCGAGGCCTGCCGGAGGATCTCGGCGGGCGGCGCCTGCCGGTCGGTGATGCTGACCACCTTCGACTCGGACGCGTACGTGTACGAGGCGCTGCACGCGGGGGCGAGCGGGTTCCTGCTGAAGGACGTGCGGCGGGACGATCTGGTGCACGCGGTACGGGTCGTGGCGGCGGGCGAGTCCCTGCTGGCGCCTTCGGTGGCGCGGCGGCTGATCGAGGAGTACACGGCGGCGACGGCCCGGCCGGCGGGTGCGCGGGCCCTGTCGGAGGACCGGCTGGAGGTGCTGACGGCCCGGGAGCGGGAGACGCTGCTGCACCTGGGGCGGGGGCTGTCGAACGCGGAGATCGCGGCGGCGCTGACGGTGAGCGAGCACACGGTGAAGTCGCACGTGGGCAACCTGCTGGGAAAGCTGGGTCTGCGGGACCGGATCCAGGCGGTGATCTGCGCGTACGAGACGGGCCTGATCGCGGCCGGTTCTCCCTCTGGAGAGTGAGGAACGGCGTGTCGTCTCCCCCGCGCCGGTGAGTTGTCGTACCGCGGAAGACCCCTCTCACCGGTGATCCGCAACCACCCCTGTGAACAGCACCATTGAGGACATCGGGGCAGTCGGCCCCACGGATCGCACACAGGGGGATCACCATCATGAAGGCACGTACGCGCACGCTGATCGCGGCCACTTTGGTGCTGGGCATCGCGTCCGGCCCGGCGGTCGCGGCGCACGCCGCCGGCACCGCCCGGACGCCGGCGCCCGCCGCGGCGGCCTCGGCGGCCCCGGTCCGGGCGGCCGGGGTGAAGGCGCCCCTGTTCTCGGCCCCGCCCGACGCGGCGGCGCTGGAGCGGGCCATCGCGGGTCTGGGCGCCGACCACCCGGAGGCGACGGCCGCGCTGGTGCGGGTGGGCGGTACGAGTGGTTCCTGGAAGGGCAGTTCCGGGGTGGCGGACGTCCGCAGCGGGCGCGGGGCGATCGAGGACGGCCGGTTCCGGGCGGGTTCGGTGACGAAGGCCTTCACCGCGGCCGTGGTGCTGCAGCTGGCCGCCGAGCACAGGCTGGATCTGGACCGGCCGGTGCAGGAGTACCTGCCGGGGCTGCTGCCCGGCGGCCCCGGCGGTTTCGAGCCCGTCTCCGTGCGCCAGTTGCTGAACTACACGAGCGGCCTGAGGTCGGCGGACGGCCCGGGGGACGAGTTCGCGGACGAGTACGCCCACCGCTTCGACGTGGTGGACCCGCGGGCACTGATCGCCAACGCGGCGGCCAAGGGCCCCGAGTCCCGGCCCGGCGAAAAGCAGCACTACAGCAACATCCACTACACGGTGCTCGGCGTGCTGATCGAGAAAGTGACGGGGACGACGTACGAGAAGGCGGTGACCCAGCGGATATTCAAGCCGCTGGGTCTGCGTGACACCTCGTTCCCGGGCCGCACCCAGACCCGGATACCGGGCCCCCACAACCACGGCTACCAGGCGGTGCCGCGGCCGGGCGGGGGCAGCTCCCTGGTGGACGTGACGGAGTGGAACTCCTCCTCCAACTGGGCTGCCGGGGACCTCATATCGACCACGGCGGACCTGGAACGTTTCACGGTGGCGCTGTTCGGCGGCAAGGTGGTCCCGCAGCCCCAGCTGGAGGAGATGTTCACCGTCCCCGACGTGCAGGACGCCGAGACCGGCGAGCACGCGGTGCAGACGGCCGGCCTGAAGGAGTTCAAGCTGCCGGGCGGCGCCGTGGTCTACGGCAAGACCGGGGGCCGCTTCGGCTACAACACGGTGATCGGCGGCAGCCGCGACCTCTCCCGCACCCTCGTGTACTCGGTGAACTCCACCGATGCCAAGGGCCGGGAAATGAACAAGGTGGCCATGGGCATCGTGGGTGCGGCCTTCGCCAAGTAGGGGCGCGGCGGACCCGGTCAGAGTCCGACGATGGAGTTCCAGCGCTTGGCGAAGGACGAGCGTTCGGCCGAGGAGATGTCCCGGGCGACGACGAGGCGCTTGCGCATCCCTTCGTCGGGGAAGATCAGCGGGTTCTCGGCGAGCTTGGCGGTCTCCTTGTCCGGAGAGGCGGCCAGCACCTCGCGGGCTGCGGGCACCGGGCAGACGTAGTTGACCGCGGCCGCGAGTTCCGCGGCCACCGCGGGGTCGTAGTAGTAGTCGACGAGGGCCTCGGCGTTGGTCTTGTGGCGGGCGAGGTTGGGGACGAGCAGGCTCTCCGCCCAGAGCTCGGCGCCCTCCTCGGGGACCACGAACTCGATGTCGGGGTTGTCGGCCTGGAGCTGGATGACGTCGCCGGAGTAGGCCTGGCAGGCCAGGACGTCGCCCTTGCTGAGGTCGGAGGTGTAGTCGTTGCCGGTGAAGCGGCGGATGTGCCTCTTCTTCACCATGCTCTCGACCTGGTCGCACATCCGGTGGAAGTCGGTTTCGGTCCACCGGGTGACGTCGGCGCCGTTGCCCTGCATGAGCAGGGCGAAGGACTCGTCGAGACCGGAGAAGAGCGTCACCTTGCCGGCCAGGTCCGGCTGCCAGAGGTCCCTGACAGACTTGATCTCCCGGCCCAGGGCCTTGCGGTTGTAGGCGATGCCGGTGATCCCCGACTGCCAGGGGACGGTGTGCAGCCGGCCCTCGTCGAAGGCGGGGGAACGCAGTTGGGGGTCGAGGTACCTGGCCACGTTGCCCTGGGCGGAGCGGTCCATCTTCTGGGCCCAGCCCAGGTGGACGAAGCGGGCGGCCATCCAGTCGCTGACGACCACGAGGTCGTGACCGGTCGACTGGTGGTTCATCAGGGCCGGGCTGACCTTGCCGAAGAACTCGTCGTTGTCGTTGATCTCCTCGGTGTACCGGACCTCGATGCCGGTCTTCTTCGTGAAGGCCTCCAGCGTCGGGCGGCTCTCCTCGTCCTGGTCGTCGGTGTCGATGTAGAGCGGCCAGTTGGAGAAGGCGACGCTCTGGTCCCGGTCCGAGAGGTCCTGGGCCTGCCGCCGGTCTTCGGGGACGTAGGCGGCGGGCACACCGCATCCGGTGAGGGCGGCCAGCAGGCCCGCGGCACCGAGGCCGCGCAGCGCCGCGCGGCGGGAGAAGGCGAGTTCAGGCATGGCCCCAGCCTCGGTGAACGCGAAGGGGCGGGCAATAGACAAGGTGTCTACTGCCCGCCCCTTCAGTGGCCTGCGGTGATCAGTGCGCGCACGTCACCGCGACGGTCGCGGCGGATCAGCTGTCGAGCGAGGTCATCACGTGCTTGATGCGGGTGTAGTCCTCGAAGCCGTAGGCGGAGAGGTCCTTGCCGTAGCCGGACTTCTTGAAGCCGCCGTGGGGCATCTCGGCGACGAGCGGGATGTGGGTGTTGATCCACACACAGCCGAAGTCGAGGTTCTTGGACATGCGCATCGCGCGGCCGTGGTCCTTGGTCCACACGGATGAGGCGAGGGCGAACTCGACTCCGTTCGCGTACTCCAGGGCCTGCGTCTCGTCCGTGAA
Protein-coding sequences here:
- a CDS encoding spermidine/putrescine ABC transporter substrate-binding protein, coding for MPELAFSRRAALRGLGAAGLLAALTGCGVPAAYVPEDRRQAQDLSDRDQSVAFSNWPLYIDTDDQDEESRPTLEAFTKKTGIEVRYTEEINDNDEFFGKVSPALMNHQSTGHDLVVVSDWMAARFVHLGWAQKMDRSAQGNVARYLDPQLRSPAFDEGRLHTVPWQSGITGIAYNRKALGREIKSVRDLWQPDLAGKVTLFSGLDESFALLMQGNGADVTRWTETDFHRMCDQVESMVKKRHIRRFTGNDYTSDLSKGDVLACQAYSGDVIQLQADNPDIEFVVPEEGAELWAESLLVPNLARHKTNAEALVDYYYDPAVAAELAAAVNYVCPVPAAREVLAASPDKETAKLAENPLIFPDEGMRKRLVVARDISSAERSSFAKRWNSIVGL
- a CDS encoding response regulator, giving the protein MTIRVVVADDQELVRSGFAMILDVQEDIEVVAEVGDGAAAVEAVARLAPDVALLDIRMPVLDGIEACRRISAGGACRSVMLTTFDSDAYVYEALHAGASGFLLKDVRRDDLVHAVRVVAAGESLLAPSVARRLIEEYTAATARPAGARALSEDRLEVLTARERETLLHLGRGLSNAEIAAALTVSEHTVKSHVGNLLGKLGLRDRIQAVICAYETGLIAAGSPSGE
- a CDS encoding serine hydrolase domain-containing protein, encoding MKARTRTLIAATLVLGIASGPAVAAHAAGTARTPAPAAAASAAPVRAAGVKAPLFSAPPDAAALERAIAGLGADHPEATAALVRVGGTSGSWKGSSGVADVRSGRGAIEDGRFRAGSVTKAFTAAVVLQLAAEHRLDLDRPVQEYLPGLLPGGPGGFEPVSVRQLLNYTSGLRSADGPGDEFADEYAHRFDVVDPRALIANAAAKGPESRPGEKQHYSNIHYTVLGVLIEKVTGTTYEKAVTQRIFKPLGLRDTSFPGRTQTRIPGPHNHGYQAVPRPGGGSSLVDVTEWNSSSNWAAGDLISTTADLERFTVALFGGKVVPQPQLEEMFTVPDVQDAETGEHAVQTAGLKEFKLPGGAVVYGKTGGRFGYNTVIGGSRDLSRTLVYSVNSTDAKGREMNKVAMGIVGAAFAK